CTTCATAGTCATGAGTGATGAGTATGTTCCCCGGCCTCATGTCCCGGTGCACAATGCTGCGTTCGTGCAGATAGGCCAGCCCCCTGGCAGCCCCCCTTGCGATCTTCATCCTCTGCTCCCAGTTGAGAGGCTTGCATTCGCCCGACAAGTTGTCCTCCAAGGAGCCGTTGCAGATGAACTCATAGACGAGGAGTCTGTGAGTTCCCTGCGTGCAAGATCCCAACAGCATCACCACATTGTGGTGCCTTGCTTGGCTCAGTAGGTGCACTTCACTCTTGAACTCTTTCTCCCCTTGAAGGCTTGTGGCCTTGAGTTTCTTCACGGCCACCTTCCGCCCGTCCTTGAGCCTCCCTTTGAAAACCAGCCCGAATCCTCCTTCTGATATGAAGTTCTCCTCTGAGAAGCCGCCTGTCGCCTCATCAAGCTCTTCGTAGCTGAACTCCATGTGGCTCCCGGTTCTAGGCCGTTGGTTGTTGCAATGGGAGCAGATTGGATCAGCTACAAAGTTGTGGTGGTTGTGTATTAATCCATTTGCTTCATTCTTGGGAGTTCTGTTTTCCTTTGATGTGGAACAAGAAGTTGAATTAGTactaatagtactatatatggATGAAGTGTGAAGGGTTTGATCACTTGTGGGAGAGATGTGTTCCCACGAGTAAGAAGGTATCATCTCATCGTTTGAGACATGTCGAATGATGGGACCTCGGAGTTGAACAATGGTGTTGTTGCTCTTCATAGTTGAGATCCCACATGACACTCTATCCATGAAGTATTGCTTCTCTTTCTTCATCTCCCTACAAAGGAAACACCAATTCTCTTACACCCAACATTGTCAATGCCATTGTAAGAGCTTAATCAGGCAATGTAAATACCTGTCTAGAATCATACAAGTGGCTCCGAACCTTTTCACAGCTCTAACTGCACCAACCCTACGAGACGTACAAACGGCTACCTCCACCTTCACTTTCACCTAGTAAAACAATGTACACAGCTTGGCCTTTTACAATATCATTCATAAAAAGTTTGGATGGAGTGAAGGCCAAAGTGAAGTGATATATAGTCAATCACAAAAGGTGTTATCAAGTTTTGTATATTTGGTAAATGTATTACAAACCTTTTTCTCTGATTGAAGCTTCTCTTGCAGCTTGATGATCCCACAGTTTTGACTGtattcttccttcttctttcgTCTTTCATCCTCCATAAATTTTCTCATCGAACCATTTACATGTGGATCCTCTTTGCCCTTGTATCCCACTGAAATATCAGACACATTGTATACCATCATTTTagattatataataatattactcATCTAAATCATGAATTCATGATGATATATGTTCTTTTTGATGTTGTAACCATTATTTCAAattcaaacacacacacacacacacatatgtATAGAGATAAAGAGAGGCTCACAAAGTTTAGCAGCAGAAAGGAAAGAGGAAGTAGAAGAATTAGTGAGTTGGAGAACTCCAAGAAATATGATCTCATCTCCAGGATTTATAGGCAAAGCATTGAGCATCCATTTCATCTCACTCCAACTCAAATCTATACATGTTTGGATCACCACCGCCTTCTCAATCTCACCTCCCTTTGACATTTTATAAAAgattataataaatatttaatgttctTGCCATGATCATATTCATCATGGAGAAAACTCATGCCAAACTAATGGAACAGAAAGAGGATTTGCTTACCATTCTTGAAATGGTATATTCAATATTTGGAAGAaggattttttttgtgtttgtgttcaCAAGCTGTAGTTAAATGCTACGCCGATTGCAAATTGCtatataatagtactagtacataAAAGTGACATTCATTGcattaaatatttgaatttttaattgcTGTTTCGAAAAAAACTAGGGAAATTCTTCGGTTGTACATGCTCATTTTCTTTTAGAAAATATCATTGTGATAGTTGATTAAGACAACACAATTGGTTTTCCAACTCATTTCATATTGTTTCCAGCCCCCCCTTGCCAATATTTTGTCTTGCTAAATAAAAAGATTcagaaacaaataaataaaaataaagattcctcaaaatacGATACAAACATACAATATCCTAATCAGGAGAAAGATACAATGTGTCGGATTGTTAAAAAACTATTATAATGCCTTTTTCATATAATTTCAAGAATATACTCATTAAATATCATCTGCCGTAGATCAGAAAACACTCAATTATTCAACATCCGGCAATACATATGCACTTGCTGAATCAGCCAACGCTTCTTTGTCATTCTCAAAACCAGACAACATTTTTCATGTAAGCACAAAAATATACATCACATATAATAAATACACAACTGCTCATACATGAATGACCAGAACGAATTTCGACAATCATCTTTACAAAAGCAAACCCACATCTCAAGAGTTTGCCGAAGCTACATTTTACAGTAAGTATCGTATCCCATTGAGCTCAAGATTCCATTCGTTCAGGCTGCACTCCGGCAGTCGTCCCATGTTCCGTATTTTGAGCTGAAGGTTCCACCACCACTTTTCTGGGCGTACTCAGAAATAACAGCACGAGCACAATTATCCCAAGTTCTGGCTATGTGCTCGAGTGACATTGGTTGTGTAAGGCTTCGCAGGGAGATGCTAAATCTAGATTTGGCCTTTATGGAGAGATCTTCATATTCCTTACTGTAGGTAGACAGTCAAGAAAGAAGATTATTGCATCCATTTTCAAAGTGAGAAGGTAATTTCACCTACAAAAAAGGAAGTGGGTCCAAGGCTGATGTGTAGAAGCCAAAatcttaatttttatatttcctctttaatttattaactAGTCTAAATTTCACAGTAATAATACCCGGAGGGTTATTAAAAGTAAGATTTTTTCTTCAACAATAAGCATTTCCAGTTTTATATTAGTAACATTTATAGCTGAGAGAATTGGAATGCATCAGACCACACTTAGTTGGATGGTCCTTGGCTATTCTATATCCATGCCATCTTACACTATACGAAGCATGATATATCCATTCAAATCAGGCATCAAAGAGAATGCACATTCGAAACGAGTGTATGTACCTTACAGCTTATTGGTAGTAACCTTTTCCCTCGGAAACTCAAAATAATAAGACCGATTGCAACAGAACATATGTTTGTTGTCTGGAGAATAGAAAACACAGTTTGTTTACAAATATTAGGCGCATCGGTTGGATATTTGGTACCCTTATGAAttccttttttatttgaatttcctTTATTTGCCTTCTCAATAGATAAATATAAAGGCAAATAAATCTGCCTTCCAAATCCAGTTATGGGTTCTAGCCACTTAAGAAATAACAGAATACCAGCATAGTAAGCAGGATACACTAATGTGGAATAATTTGAAGATAAACTCACCTGACTTCAGCTGGAAACTTGTCCAGAAGTATAGGAGAGCAATTTGGATAAGTGTTTGGGACCAGCAACCTTAGAGGTTGAATTGGAGACTGCAATTTGGTGAAACGCACATAAGTATGTAAAAGAAAGGAGAAAAGGTGGTAAGGATAAAAAGTAACAAAAATCTAACTATTTGTGCAGAAGCATATTGCGACTTTAGATTAGGGCTAAGAGCAACAGCACTGAAAGAGCACTTCACGATAGTTCCTTCTCCACCCTCAGAAGCAGCAGCAACTGCTGTTGGATCAACATCATCTTCACAGATATAGACAACAGTGTCTATAAGCCTTTGATTTATATCCCGCAACTCTTCTTCAAGTGCATGGTTAGCCTGCAATAATGAATAGCTTAGCAAGTATTGCGATATTGCTtaaacaataatataaatagcaTCATAGCAATCAATCTTGATGTGAATCTCCAAAATTAGCCCAAGACTTGTTCTtgtaaaaacacaattaaaattgaaaactaaaacgttaaaaaaataacattaaacacattacataaaaacacaaataaacatTACACTAAAAAAGATAGGTGTTCCATCCCACAAAAAGATGGAACAAAATATTGAATAGATGGGAGAATAGAAATGGATGAAAAGTGTGTGAAGAAATGACCACTTGGGAGAATAGAtgtaccaattgtgcattaaaacccgtgtcatttcaaatgttgTCTATTTTTTAGGGACAGAGAGGGAATCATATATTAAGGCAAGCAATGACATATAAGCCTAGTGAACTTCTATTTCTAAAGGAACCATGATATAAGACTAGTGAACTTTCTTTTTTCTAAAGAAACTAAGAAACTTTCCTTTATTTCTACACTTCTAATCCTTCTACATTTCCAAGAAACCCAGATCTAgaacttttctttttctaggGTTTGACAGAAAGAGATGGGTGAGATGCTAGTGGAGATTTACAACCCGAACTTCATCATATTTTTGGCACCATTCAGTCATATTGTTGCTTAATATTCCCTGAGCTTATCAACATAGTAGCTTGTGATAGTTTGTTAGAAGGGTCAGCATAAATAAGTAATACTTGAATACCTGCTGCTCTAAAATAGAAGAGAGTTGAGAATCGACATACCTCAGTTCTAGGTCTTTTCACATTCGATGCTCCAGTAGATTCTCCATCAGATTCATTACCATTTAAATGTCTGAGGTTGTCATTATTAACACTCCCACTAGATGAAACAACATTACATGGCATTGCACTAGTATAACGTCTCATTTTCTTGGCACCACTAGGTCCATCTTGAGTGAAGAATCTGGCCTGCAAGCGGCATTTAGTCATAGCAACCAAATCTTCACCTACTGCAGCACGTGATCCATTACCCGGAGCAGATCCTGCAATTCTGTCCACCATACTAACTACAGAGCTAATGTCACTAACAGAGGCACTCAAAGCTTTGGGAGAGATAAACTTCACCTGTCAAAAAAAGGCAATAACAAAGCATAACAAGATAAGATGCAATGAAGAGGTATTAAAACCCTTAGAGAAAACTGATTTTAAATTGGTTTGCCATATATTGTGATGCAAGTTCTACCATACCACTTTGATTAACCGTTCAACTGGTTGTTCCACAACATTAGAGTTTCTGGAAACAATGGTTGGTGCAACACCATGAGTGACATCAGGACTGGGGAATTCTGCAAGTAAAGGTGAGGCAGATATCCCAGGAGTTCCAATAGCAAGGGACTGGTTTGGCATTGACACTGCAGTGGTTGGATGAAGCATGCCATTTCCAGCATTTGAAATTGATGATATACCAGAATTCATTTTCTCTGAGTCGCCTGGCATCGGGGATGGAGCCGTGGAAGTCGAAGGAGATGGGGCAACAAATGGTGAGTTTGCAGATTGCAGGGGAGTTACAGCCTTGTTATGCAAAGTAGGGATACTTTGCTGGTCAATTTGTGGAGAAGAATGATGACCAATCTGTGGGGATGTTACCTGAAGAGCATTCTGCGACGACATGGAGAAAGGTGTTCCAGGCTTCATTTGTTGGTGATGATATGAAGTTCGATGGCCAGAAGAGTTATGCTGTTGAAGAACTCCTGGTTTTGCACCCATCTGGTGTCTCGTCTTCATATCATTTGTGTCATTCATTTGATTAAGTTGCGTCATTTGCAGTCCAGGAAACTGTCCCAATTGCTGCTGAGagatttgttgttgttgttgttgctgtTGCTGTTGCTGCTGCTGGAGTAAATGCTGCCTTGGCATATATTGTTGCTGCATCTGCCTTTGCTGGAACTGCTTTAGATGCTGGGATGAGAACATTTGCTGCTCCTGTTTTATTTGCTGTGGCTGAAGAGTATTCGAATTTGATTGCAAGGAATTGACATTTGACTGGAGTGATGTCAGCCCATTTTGTGAAGATATAGAGCTAGCGATCTGTTGAGATACACCCACTGGATTTTGTTGTAGAGAGTTCATGGCACCTTGTTGCTGCATCTGGTTAAGTACATTTCCCTGCCCAGGATCAATATTTGAACTAGGCGGCAGCCCATCCAGCATATTCTGACAAGAATTTGAAACACCATAGCCAGAGGATAAGGTATTATGCTGCAAACTGGTCATATTATTCTGCTGCATAGGCATCATAGAACCCTGTATATTCATTGGTTGCATCTGAGAATTCATTTGACTTTCATTCGAGTGCATTTGAGACATTTGGGGCTGTTGTTGCTGAGGTTGTTGCAAGGCATGCATGTGAGGCTGGGTGACCTGCCCTTGCAATGAAGAACCAGGCTTCCTGGGCCTATTTGAGGTAATAAGATTCAAAATCTGTTTTTCAACTCCAGCTACCTTCTCCTTCAGATTGGCCTGAATGTCATTCTTATTTGTCCTCAGAAACATAATTAGCCGTTCTAACATAACCTTAAGAAATCTAAGTTTGTCAAGTTGATCGTTCTTAGGCTGTTGAGGATGAGAATCATGCTGCAACAGAGTAGAGACAAATACATCAGAGAgaatcaaaatcaagaaacagTGCTATTTGGGTAAGGATCAAGAGAGCGTTGTGcaaattgaaatttattttcaatCGTATTTTCATGGGAACCACATGACTGTTGTAAGAATTTATGTAGCTTGACTGCCTTGCTTTTCACCATTATCTAAGTCATTGAGTTAAGGTAAAATTGAGATTATGTAAACCAACCACTTACCTGCTGCAGCTTGGCTGCCATTCTCTGGTACATGTCATTGAGTTCAGGGTAATACAGCTCATGCATGGATTTAATCTGCAACGAAACAACAGCGGGTGAAGCATAACAGTTTAAATCAGTAAATCAGTAGAGAATGCCATGCGATTAACCACCTCAAAAAATCTTTTAGATTGAGAACAGAAAAAATTGCATCCAACAATACCTTTTGATAAATTTCCTCTTGCCATTCCCCTCCATTTGAATTCCCAGTCTGTGAGGAGGAATCTAAAGATGCTACAGTTATCATGGATTAGCTAGGTGAAAAGATAAGAATAGCAAACCTTACAAACAGATGGTAGCAACAGCACATGCAAGGAATTTATGATGACTGAGACTGAACAATCTTACTATCTCAACATGTGCATTGCATGCATTGAATCCATATCAATTCCTAAGAATGAATGTACATCTGTAATGCCCAATTATTATATTGTGGAAGCAACGACGACAAACTGCAAACGGTTTCATCATCTTCTCAAGCGAACAGCTATGTATTAACCATTACTATTCAATCAGAGGCAAAATCACTTCTATTCTGTCTCTTAAGCTTGCCTATATGTTATACAAGAAAATATCTTCTACAGATTGATAATCCATCAATCAAGCAACTGGTTTTCGAGAGATGGTCGGACATAGTCTGTCTACTAGTCAAGACACTTCTAAAGACTTCACAAATGCTCACAAAGTTAAATTAGTAGCATAAAAGTAGTCCATAAAACAATTACTTAACAAAGCATTAAATGAGACAAGAAGACTTGGGGATTGCATAACTAAGAGCAACAACTTTAGATATATTCGGAAAAATATTTTCGGTAAATACCATGATAGTAGAATAAATGGTATATGTGAGCATGGCCTAATTATGAACTTAAAATAGAGGACTGAAGTggtaaaaaggaaaaattgataTCTTTAAAGAATGAAGAGTAAAAACTTACTCAATGGAACCTCTGGCATGACTCTTGAAGATTGCAACAACTGTTTCTGCTGATCAATTGTGGCTTGCTGTTGAAGCATGGGACCAGATGATTGAATTCTCTGCTGCATGTCTCTCGGTAATGTATTTGATGGTTGCTGCAAACCCATTTGCTGTTGCAGCTGCCCTGGCTGCGACTGGATCTGTGACATCAACTGCTGCTGCATTGGCTGCGACTGGGATGGTTGAGGTTGGTTAGGCAGTATGTTTGCCATGTTCTGCTGCATTTGCTGCTGAGCTGCAAGCTTAGATTGTTGTAAAATATGGACAGGTTGCTGATTTGATTGCAAGTTGGAGTTAACATGTTGAATTCCACCGATTTGCTGCTGTTGGAAACCAGAATGATTTGCCTGACCACCTGATTGTTGTTGATGCATATTTGGGAGGTTATTCTGCTGACCACTTGACTGCTGTTGATGCATGTTTGGAAGGTTATTTTGTTGATTGATTGACTGATGCTGCTGCATGTTGGAGATGTTGATCTGCTGAGTCTTGATTCTTTGCTGATGCTGTGTGTCAAGCATGTTATTCTGTTGGGCAATCATCTGATTTTGTTGCATGTTTGCAGGACTTGGCTGTTGGGTACTAGGCTGCTGTTGctgttgttgctgctgctgctgactCGAGAGCATTGGGTGCTGAGACATAGAACTTTGCTGCTGATGCATGACGGGAGGTTGTTGTGgttgttgctgctgctgttgcCTGAGGACTGGTTGTGGTTGCTGTTGAAGCATAGATTGACTTGATTGCTGCAGAGATGTCTGTTGATTTTGAAGTGTCGATGACGCTGATGTTTGCCTCAAAGAAGATTGCATAACAGCTGGCTGAGAGGATTGCAACTGATTTGGTTGCAATTGGTtctgttgctgctgctgctgcaactGAGACTGCACCATAGATTGTTGCAAACCTCCCTGCCCATATTTCTGCTTCAAAATTTGTTGTTGTAGCTGCTGATTGTAAAGATATTGCTGTGAATTCTGAGACTGCTGTTGGCCATCCTGTGAAACAACCTGCTGCTGTCTACCCATAATCTGTCTCTGGGAGCTTGCATACATATTAGCAGGCACACCTTGCCCCATTGAATTCCCTACTGCATTCGGAGTTACACTAGACATGTTTTGCATGTTAGGATTCTGAACAGAAACATTGGGCATGGTACCCTGGGACATGCCACCAACAGAAGGCATTGAGGGTGTCAAACCAGCAGAATTCGGCACTCCAGTTGATGGGATGTTATTCTGGATATTTTGGGATAAAATCTGTTGCCGAGATTGATTAGAAACCATTGGAATTGGTAGTTGCTGGACCTGATTTTGCATTTGGGACTGCATGCTTTGAGAAGCTGCCGAAGATGCACACAAAGAGGACAGATTTATCAGGACAAGTATATCAAATGTTAAGAGTATGGAAGCATGTCATATTGATGAATAATGAAATCCGCTTATGGGAAAAATCATCAATCTTTAAGAAGCTATAGCAACTCTATTGAGTAACAATAGAGAGCTATATTACATGTCAATTCAGAGTATAGGTATCAGTGCTTCAGTGAGAAGCAAGTGTACCAGGACAACTGAAAATGGCTACCTTATGAGAACACGAACTGAACATAAGAGACGAGATCTACACCGGTATGTAGTTCAGGACGGACAGCACTCAATTGTCAAACAACATTAGCCTGATTAAGTGCTTTAGTTAATTATGATTAATGTAATCAAGCAATCTGAACCATGCTTAATGCATCAGTAATAGactaaattgaataaatttgaCTTTTTCCCACTAAATCTATGTCATAAGTTTGTTCATCGTGGTTCTAAAGGTGgaatttgtttaaaaaaatttgcaaAGCTATATACACACTATTCATTCCCATCTGTTAAGGTAACAGAAGTTCTAATGACTGAAGACTGAAATACTTGGGTCAAGAACAATCCAGAAAGAATGTTTAAGGTGAGATGGCAAGAGAAGTTTATAAAGGCTAGATTTAAACCATCGAATCGAGTTCTGAGACATTTTTGGataaattacaagtaatcctcAATTCCACTATTTCTACTGAATTGACTTTCAAAGATACTAATATTTGACAagattataatttttgaacaaaTACTCCACTTGACAAGGCTAAGAGTCATAAGAATCAACATGTCTATAGCTGGGTGAGTTTCAATCCACACAGTTACTGACTTACTGCACAATGTACTACAGTCTAAATACCATTAGAGGGATACCATATAACTAGTCATCAAAAAGTAAAGTAATGTCTGAGATATTCAAATATTCGGTATATTTTCTCGATACTTGCATTTTTCAGGAAATATTCATAATATTGGGCAAAAATGTAAAAACTATCAGGGGCGTTGAAATAGAAACAGATGTTTCTTTACCAGGATCTTGAGGATTTTTGCTATTACTTGCAGCATTAGACTGAATTGAATTCGCCATAGGATTCTGGGATTTGTTCTCCATTGTCAACATCTTCAAAgatatttttcttaaataatCTGACTGTAAACAAATGAGAAAGGTCTAAGTTACTCTAAATTTCAGTACAAGGAAGCCAAGCAGTCAATTGCAACATTGGCTTTTAAATAGCTAAAAAGTAAACCATGTGAGATGTATACCTGGCTAGTTGCTGCAGTATATATTTTTTCCTCAAATCTGATGGCTATTTTCTTGAGTTCTTGCAGTCCCTCTTGTCCAGAGAAAGGAAGATGCCTTTTCAAAGTCTCCATTCTATTAATTGAGCATCATATTGTTAGTCTAAAATTGACGGCATGAGCTGGCAATGAAAGTTTATTTATGTAGATACATTTGTACTGATCTTTAAGTAAGAAAGTATGATTTCAACGAAAGAAGGCAAACTTCACAAAAATTGGCCAACATAAGTCCATATCAAAAAGGTATTTACTCGACTTTCAGATGTATGGGTTTGTACTCAACATGTTCTCAAGGACAGCACTCAATGAATGCATTACAACTACATATTGAATGTTTTCTATTGACATACCCCATCAATCTATTCTCCAAATGTATAGCAAAAGCACCATAGGCTTGtgaatattatttattttatttagaaaaaCCACACTCTACAGAATTGGCATCTCGAAACAGAATTACAAATAAGACATCTACTTCCTCGTGATTCTTATCTGCACTTGAACATTTCACAGACCACAGGGACCAGATAACTAGATCTAACTGACTTTCTAGCTCCAGCTGCCTACTAATTTACATTTAATCCTCAATATTATCAGCATGGTAGATGACCTAATCCCATGATAAGGGATTAGAGAGAAATCAAGGAGACTCCTTAAAAGTATTGTTCAATCTAAAACAATGGAACTTAAATGAATAAGGACCTTAACAAGTGGGACGTTTATGGTTAACTTTTTTTTCTCAAGTGGCATGCCATATCAACTAACAATTGCCAAGTTGTAACACAG
This sequence is a window from Salvia splendens isolate huo1 chromosome 5, SspV2, whole genome shotgun sequence. Protein-coding genes within it:
- the LOC121804370 gene encoding mediator of RNA polymerase II transcription subunit 15a-like isoform X3, whose product is MDNNSWRSAQGQVPMPGQVIGGEAVPTAGMEGGDWRSQLQQDSRQRIVNKIMETLKRHLPFSGQEGLQELKKIAIRFEEKIYTAATSQSDYLRKISLKMLTMENKSQNPMANSIQSNAASNSKNPQDPASQSMQSQMQNQVQQLPIPMVSNQSRQQILSQNIQNNIPSTGVPNSAGLTPSMPSVGGMSQGTMPNVSVQNPNMQNMSSVTPNAVGNSMGQGVPANMYASSQRQIMGRQQQVVSQDGQQQSQNSQQYLYNQQLQQQILKQKYGQGGLQQSMVQSQLQQQQQQNQLQPNQLQSSQPAVMQSSLRQTSASSTLQNQQTSLQQSSQSMLQQQPQPVLRQQQQQQPQQPPVMHQQQSSMSQHPMLSSQQQQQQQQQQPSTQQPSPANMQQNQMIAQQNNMLDTQHQQRIKTQQINISNMQQHQSINQQNNLPNMHQQQSSGQQNNLPNMHQQQSGGQANHSGFQQQQIGGIQHVNSNLQSNQQPVHILQQSKLAAQQQMQQNMANILPNQPQPSQSQPMQQQLMSQIQSQPGQLQQQMGLQQPSNTLPRDMQQRIQSSGPMLQQQATIDQQKQLLQSSRVMPEVPLTSLDSSSQTGNSNGGEWQEEIYQKIKSMHELYYPELNDMYQRMAAKLQQHDSHPQQPKNDQLDKLRFLKVMLERLIMFLRTNKNDIQANLKEKVAGVEKQILNLITSNRPRKPGSSLQGQVTQPHMHALQQPQQQQPQMSQMHSNESQMNSQMQPMNIQGSMMPMQQNNMTSLQHNTLSSGYGVSNSCQNMLDGLPPSSNIDPGQGNVLNQMQQQGAMNSLQQNPVGVSQQIASSISSQNGLTSLQSNVNSLQSNSNTLQPQQIKQEQQMFSSQHLKQFQQRQMQQQYMPRQHLLQQQQQQQQQQQQQISQQQLGQFPGLQMTQLNQMNDTNDMKTRHQMGAKPGVLQQHNSSGHRTSYHHQQMKPGTPFSMSSQNALQVTSPQIGHHSSPQIDQQSIPTLHNKAVTPLQSANSPFVAPSPSTSTAPSPMPGDSEKMNSGISSISNAGNGMLHPTTAVSMPNQSLAIGTPGISASPLLAEFPSPDVTHGVAPTIVSRNSNVVEQPVERLIKVVKFISPKALSASVSDISSVVSMVDRIAGSAPGNGSRAAVGEDLVAMTKCRLQARFFTQDGPSGAKKMRRYTSAMPCNVVSSSGSVNNDNLRHLNGNESDGESTGASNVKRPRTEANHALEEELRDINQRLIDTVVYICEDDVDPTAVAAASEGGEGTIVKCSFSAVALSPNLKSQYASAQISPIQPLRLLVPNTYPNCSPILLDKFPAEVRQQTYVLLQSVLLF